One part of the Sorangiineae bacterium MSr11954 genome encodes these proteins:
- the boxC gene encoding 2,3-epoxybenzoyl-CoA dihydrolase: MADAPSSGSKPVRFETHPDRYRHWQLTFPAEYGGAVARLAMNVKEDGGDYTLKLNSYDLGVDIELADALQRIRFENPAVKALIVTSTKDRIFSSGANIYMLGGSTHAFKVNFCKFTNETRLYLEEMSAESGIASVAALNGTASGGGYELALACDAIVLQDDGSSAVSLPEAPLLGVLPGTGGLTRLVDKRQVRRDLADVFSTLAEGIRGKRAVAWNLVDESPSRSQFDQSVKARVEAFVQNSRRWPHPPVILPALEVERSEKGAEYKYVSLKLDRAGRTATLILRGPSGPPPASPEDFAKAGAETWILRAFRELDDALLDLRFNQPEIGVIALETAGDAQAVLAMDRALHEHREDPLVREITLLVRRVLKRLDLTAKTFFARIGPGSCFAGTLLELALAADRVYMLDDDGVEVWASKLNAGAYPMSNGLSRLESRFLREPSRVARVLEHDGAFDTKRALDEGLVTFAPDDIDWEDEIRIAFEERASYSPDAMTGMEASLRFAGPETMETKIFGRLTAWQNWIFQRPNAVGARGALTLYGSPERPEFDYRRT, from the coding sequence ATGGCCGATGCTCCCTCTTCCGGCTCGAAGCCCGTCCGTTTCGAAACGCATCCCGACCGCTACCGTCATTGGCAGCTCACCTTTCCGGCGGAGTATGGCGGCGCCGTCGCCCGCCTCGCCATGAACGTCAAGGAGGACGGCGGCGACTATACGCTCAAGCTCAATTCGTACGACTTGGGGGTCGATATCGAACTAGCCGACGCGCTCCAGCGCATTCGCTTCGAGAACCCCGCGGTGAAGGCGCTGATCGTCACCAGCACCAAAGATCGCATCTTCTCGTCGGGTGCGAACATTTACATGTTGGGCGGCTCCACCCACGCCTTCAAAGTCAATTTCTGCAAGTTCACCAACGAGACGCGCCTCTACTTGGAAGAGATGAGCGCCGAATCCGGCATCGCCAGCGTGGCCGCCCTCAATGGCACCGCGTCGGGCGGCGGCTACGAGCTCGCCCTCGCGTGCGACGCCATCGTTCTCCAGGACGACGGCTCGTCGGCCGTGAGCCTCCCCGAGGCGCCGCTTCTGGGGGTCCTCCCCGGCACCGGCGGCTTGACGCGCCTCGTCGATAAGCGCCAGGTGCGTCGCGATTTGGCAGACGTCTTTTCGACACTGGCCGAGGGCATTCGAGGCAAGCGCGCCGTTGCATGGAACTTGGTCGACGAATCGCCCTCGCGCTCGCAGTTCGACCAATCGGTGAAGGCGCGGGTCGAGGCCTTCGTCCAAAATTCGCGGCGCTGGCCGCACCCGCCCGTGATCTTGCCGGCGCTCGAGGTCGAGCGAAGCGAAAAAGGTGCAGAATACAAATATGTCTCGCTGAAGCTGGATCGGGCCGGGCGCACGGCGACCTTGATTTTGCGCGGCCCGTCGGGGCCTCCGCCGGCGAGCCCGGAGGATTTTGCCAAGGCGGGCGCGGAGACATGGATTTTGCGTGCCTTTCGGGAGCTCGACGATGCGCTGCTCGATTTGCGCTTCAATCAGCCCGAAATCGGCGTGATTGCGCTGGAGACGGCAGGGGATGCCCAGGCGGTGCTCGCCATGGATCGGGCCCTTCACGAACACCGGGAGGATCCGCTGGTGCGCGAAATCACGCTGTTGGTGCGGCGAGTGCTCAAGCGCCTCGATTTGACGGCCAAGACCTTCTTTGCGCGGATTGGGCCGGGGTCTTGCTTTGCGGGCACCTTGCTCGAGCTCGCGCTGGCGGCCGACCGCGTTTACATGCTCGACGACGACGGGGTCGAGGTTTGGGCATCGAAGCTCAACGCGGGGGCGTATCCCATGTCGAACGGTCTTAGCCGCCTCGAGTCCAGGTTTTTGCGCGAACCTTCCCGGGTGGCGCGCGTGCTCGAGCACGATGGCGCGTTCGATACGAAGCGCGCGCTCGACGAAGGGCTCGTCACCTTTGCGCCCGACGACATCGACTGGGAGGACGAGATCCGCATCGCGTTCGAAGAGCGTGCCAGCTACTCGCCCGACGCGATGACCGGGATGGAGGCGAGCCTGCGTTTTGCGGGCCCCGAGACCATGGAGACCAAAATTTTCGGGCGCTTGACCGCGTGGCAAAATTGGATCTTCCAAAGGCCGAACGCGGTAGGTGCGCGGGGCGCGCTGACGCTTTACGGTAGTCCGGAGCGACCCGAGTTCGACTACCGACGAACGTAG